One genomic segment of Leptospira kirschneri serovar Cynopteri str. 3522 CT includes these proteins:
- the murI gene encoding glutamate racemase: MKEPLKIGLMDSGMGGLSVLKELLKYDSELEIVYYGDLKNSPYGEKDASKILELVRGVCNLLQKENVSAILLACNTATSAAAQTLRKEFSIPIFGMEPAIKPAILQNPGKKVALLATPVTQREEKLQRLKSELKAEELVLSISCPGLAGLVDQGNFDEAEKYLRPILKDLQERNVENLVLGCTHYVFLKQIILKNFPNVKIYDGNSGTIKHLLNSLQVPEIVLNGSQNTRSIYKLVLNSEEEFHFRLACELLSLKE, from the coding sequence TTGAAAGAGCCGCTCAAGATCGGTCTGATGGATTCTGGAATGGGCGGTTTGTCCGTTTTAAAGGAACTTCTAAAATATGATTCTGAATTGGAAATCGTATATTACGGAGATCTAAAGAACAGTCCTTATGGAGAAAAGGACGCTTCTAAAATTTTAGAACTTGTCAGAGGTGTTTGTAATCTTCTACAAAAGGAAAACGTAAGTGCGATTCTGCTCGCCTGTAATACCGCAACTTCCGCGGCCGCACAAACTCTCAGAAAGGAGTTTTCAATTCCTATTTTCGGAATGGAACCTGCAATTAAACCTGCAATCTTACAAAATCCAGGAAAGAAGGTGGCTCTACTTGCCACTCCGGTTACACAAAGAGAAGAAAAATTACAAAGGCTAAAATCCGAATTAAAGGCAGAAGAATTGGTTCTGTCTATTTCTTGTCCCGGTTTGGCCGGACTTGTGGATCAGGGAAATTTTGACGAAGCCGAAAAATATCTCCGACCCATATTAAAAGATCTGCAGGAGCGGAATGTGGAGAACTTGGTACTAGGTTGTACACATTACGTTTTTCTAAAACAGATTATTCTAAAAAACTTTCCGAATGTAAAAATTTACGACGGAAATTCAGGAACTATCAAACATTTATTAAATTCGTTGCAAGTTCCAGAAATTGTTTTAAATGGAAGTCAAAATACTCGGTCTATCTATAAATTGGTTCTGAACAGCGAGGAAGAGTTTCATTTTAGGTTGGCTTGCGAACTTTTATCTTTGAAAGAATAG
- the sph gene encoding sphingomyelinase, giving the protein MKMIQNILRKKKSEKWNQLKNSKFFRGYYLFVFLFLFDCLPDPQSSENNLFLSLLSLSKDQSITLTNDKSTGKSKATRKYGWVTFTSQVTGKKIQADPERPDGWLRVNASSNTDFTTFTLYQDEGNPDCIQGGPIRIEPTAYRNYYWNWWLGGGAGNYAYYPKYKDGSNKLQIYVLKVSGCLESGDRVLFSDYDTITQDDYFVIDWDGGSWNEYLFLWNKFPKIQRGYFYVQLNGGPEE; this is encoded by the coding sequence ATGAAAATGATACAAAATATTTTGCGAAAGAAAAAATCTGAAAAATGGAACCAATTAAAAAACTCTAAATTTTTCAGAGGTTATTACCTGTTTGTTTTTTTGTTTCTATTTGATTGTTTGCCTGATCCACAATCTTCTGAAAATAATTTATTTCTATCTTTGCTTTCTCTTTCCAAGGACCAAAGTATAACACTAACAAACGATAAATCTACTGGAAAGTCTAAAGCGACACGGAAATATGGCTGGGTTACTTTTACATCCCAAGTAACCGGAAAAAAAATCCAAGCAGACCCTGAACGACCTGACGGATGGTTAAGAGTGAATGCTTCGAGTAACACGGATTTTACGACGTTCACTTTATATCAGGATGAAGGAAATCCAGATTGTATCCAAGGCGGCCCTATCCGGATCGAACCTACCGCGTATCGAAATTATTATTGGAATTGGTGGCTTGGAGGAGGTGCGGGTAATTACGCCTATTATCCTAAATATAAAGATGGTTCTAACAAACTTCAAATTTATGTTTTAAAAGTCAGCGGCTGTTTGGAATCAGGAGATAGAGTCTTATTTTCGGATTATGATACTATCACTCAGGATGATTATTTCGTCATAGATTGGGATGGAGGCAGCTGGAATGAATATCTTTTTCTTTGGAATAAATTTCCTAAGATTCAGAGAGGGTATTTTTATGTTCAATTGAACGGAGGTCCTGAGGAATAG